The proteins below are encoded in one region of Leptotrichia sp. oral taxon 218:
- a CDS encoding endonuclease/exonuclease/phosphatase family protein, which produces MSSIKKMVSLFLMANAIMLSAKELKLMTYNIYGARLTNGQKLGQSIKPYSPDFVSLQEVDRNTQRSNFRDVTSDIAKELGYGYYYFQKAMDYDKGEFGIAFISKFPIEKIYSYELPSMGRERRQLIIAEIQKKVFGKKVLIMNTHLDFKQEMKPEEIESLGVLTSFFDKNDIKFISGDFNFLPTTSYYSEMMKNWKDTYMEARSPEIRSLDKPRIDYIFGNKSNKWRVKSSYYINDNTQDWTKLSDHLPYMAVLDIR; this is translated from the coding sequence ATGAGCAGTATAAAAAAAATGGTGTCATTATTTTTGATGGCAAATGCTATTATGCTTTCGGCAAAAGAATTAAAATTGATGACATATAATATTTACGGAGCTAGACTTACAAATGGACAAAAATTGGGGCAGAGTATAAAGCCGTATTCACCGGACTTTGTTTCACTTCAGGAAGTTGATAGAAACACGCAGAGAAGTAATTTTAGAGATGTGACTTCGGATATTGCAAAAGAGCTAGGATATGGCTATTATTATTTTCAGAAAGCAATGGATTATGACAAAGGTGAGTTTGGAATTGCATTTATTTCAAAATTTCCGATTGAGAAGATTTATAGTTACGAGTTGCCTTCGATGGGACGAGAAAGACGACAGCTCATAATTGCTGAAATTCAAAAAAAAGTTTTTGGGAAAAAAGTTTTGATAATGAATACGCATTTGGACTTTAAGCAGGAAATGAAACCTGAAGAAATAGAGTCGCTTGGGGTTTTGACAAGTTTTTTTGACAAAAATGACATAAAATTTATAAGCGGAGATTTTAATTTTTTGCCAACGACAAGTTATTACAGCGAAATGATGAAAAATTGGAAGGACACTTATATGGAAGCTCGTTCACCTGAGATAAGATCACTTGACAAACCGAGAATTGACTATATTTTTGGGAATAAGTCAAATAAATGGAGAGTTAAGTCAAGTTATTACATAAATGACAACACACAAGACTGGACAAAATTATCGGACCATCTTCCGTATATGGCTGTACTGGATATTCGCTAA
- a CDS encoding glycosyltransferase family 2 protein, giving the protein MKVSLIMPTINVTDELVLFLDSLSRQTFKDFELIAIDQNEHDEVFKILKRYEKLFDIKYVKSDEKGLSLNRNKGLILRNGEIVGFPDDDCEYDDDTLEKVVSFFERKKNYKIYSCRTLERGKDYGTGVMETKDMNITPDNVDMTVKSITFFVNYNGDEIILFDEQLGVGATYGSGEETDYVLTLLHKGYKGRYFANDIIFHPAKKGNYSDLTRAYNYALGFGALVKKEVKYRKNRMYIFKYWKKIFRSFVGMLITKNKDYHRVVLKGRREGYKKYKM; this is encoded by the coding sequence ATGAAAGTTTCTTTGATAATGCCAACGATAAATGTCACAGATGAGCTTGTATTGTTTTTGGATAGCCTTTCAAGACAGACATTTAAAGATTTTGAATTGATTGCGATAGATCAGAATGAGCATGACGAAGTGTTTAAAATTTTAAAGAGATATGAAAAGTTATTTGACATAAAATATGTGAAAAGCGATGAAAAAGGTCTTAGTCTTAATAGAAATAAAGGTCTTATTTTGAGAAATGGCGAAATAGTTGGATTTCCAGACGATGATTGTGAGTATGACGATGATACGCTAGAAAAAGTGGTTTCTTTTTTTGAAAGGAAAAAAAATTATAAAATTTATTCATGCCGTACGCTTGAGCGTGGGAAAGATTATGGAACAGGTGTTATGGAAACAAAAGATATGAATATTACACCTGATAATGTTGATATGACTGTAAAATCCATCACTTTTTTTGTGAATTATAACGGCGATGAAATTATTTTATTTGATGAGCAGCTGGGAGTTGGAGCGACTTATGGAAGTGGCGAAGAAACTGATTATGTGTTGACTTTACTCCATAAAGGTTATAAAGGTAGATATTTTGCAAATGATATAATTTTTCATCCAGCGAAAAAAGGAAATTACAGTGATTTGACGAGAGCTTATAACTACGCTTTGGGATTTGGAGCTTTGGTAAAAAAAGAAGTTAAATATAGAAAAAATAGAATGTATATTTTTAAATATTGGAAAAAAATCTTTAGAAGCTTTGTGGGAATGCTTATTACAAAAAATAAGGATTATCACAGAGTAGTTTTAAAAGGGAGAAGAGAAGGTTATAAAAAGTATAAAATGTAG
- the yqeH gene encoding ribosome biogenesis GTPase YqeH: MITKKCLGCGIELQCEDKNKEGFVPEEKLLTQENLLCQRCYKIKNYGQNLANNFSSEDYKKEVLKSVKKSDIILPIFDIIDFEGSFTDEVLDYLRDYNSIVLINKIDLLPDFIHPTEISNWVKARLAEEGIVPDDIAFVSAKNKYGVNGIIRKINNIFKNKKVRATILGVSNVGKSSIINLLLKDDRITTSKYSGTTLKSINNKVPDTQVTIVDTPGLIPVGRVSDLISIESGLKLVPSGEISRKTFKLEENQVFMFDVFCRFEILKNDSENKAIFSAYSSKNVKFHVTRRERVADLLEGDFFQLLSQNEKDKYFENEFATEIMEVGENEELVIAGLGWINVKRGALKVELTYPKAVKVVVREAIFKAKKN; encoded by the coding sequence TTGATAACAAAAAAATGCCTTGGTTGCGGGATTGAATTGCAATGTGAAGACAAAAATAAAGAAGGATTTGTCCCAGAAGAAAAACTTTTGACGCAAGAAAATTTGCTTTGTCAGAGATGTTATAAAATAAAAAATTATGGACAAAATTTGGCAAATAATTTTAGTTCGGAAGATTATAAAAAAGAAGTTTTAAAAAGTGTGAAAAAATCTGATATAATACTTCCAATTTTTGACATCATTGACTTTGAAGGTTCGTTTACCGATGAAGTTCTGGACTATTTACGAGATTACAATTCAATAGTTTTGATTAATAAAATTGATTTATTGCCAGATTTTATTCATCCAACAGAGATTTCAAATTGGGTAAAAGCAAGACTTGCCGAAGAGGGAATTGTTCCAGATGATATTGCATTTGTGAGTGCTAAAAATAAATATGGCGTAAATGGGATAATCAGAAAAATAAATAATATTTTTAAAAATAAAAAAGTGAGAGCGACAATTTTAGGAGTGTCAAATGTTGGAAAATCGTCGATTATAAATTTGCTTTTAAAAGATGACAGAATTACAACTTCAAAATATTCTGGAACGACATTAAAATCAATAAATAATAAAGTTCCAGATACACAGGTTACAATTGTAGATACACCTGGACTTATTCCAGTTGGCAGAGTTTCTGATTTAATAAGCATAGAATCTGGGTTAAAATTAGTTCCATCTGGAGAAATTTCTCGAAAGACATTTAAACTTGAAGAAAATCAAGTATTTATGTTTGATGTATTTTGCAGATTTGAAATTTTGAAGAATGACTCAGAGAATAAAGCAATATTTTCAGCGTATAGCTCGAAAAATGTAAAATTTCATGTGACTCGCAGAGAAAGAGTTGCTGATCTTCTGGAAGGAGATTTTTTCCAACTTTTATCCCAAAATGAAAAAGATAAATATTTTGAAAATGAGTTTGCAACAGAAATTATGGAAGTTGGGGAGAATGAAGAGCTTGTAATTGCGGGACTTGGCTGGATTAATGTTAAAAGAGGAGCATTAAAAGTTGAGTTGACTTATCCGAAAGCTGTGAAAGTAGTTGTAAGAGAAGCGATTTTTAAAGCAAAAAAAAATTAA
- a CDS encoding competence protein ComE — translation MAFNESSSKILRKLLFRSIFFVFAFAIATFIVMIMASRKADKLIKADVLVETARLQSAVNEYYRKEGIYPEIAGFENNLSLIKSPKNDGFNFSTFYGTEQIYEIPENLKLHRERSNQIVTKKDKKGGWVYDKKTGKITPNI, via the coding sequence ATGGCATTTAATGAAAGTAGTTCGAAAATATTGAGAAAATTGTTATTTAGAAGCATTTTTTTTGTATTTGCCTTTGCTATTGCGACTTTTATCGTAATGATAATGGCTTCAAGAAAAGCTGATAAATTGATAAAAGCGGATGTGTTAGTGGAAACGGCAAGACTTCAGAGTGCTGTGAATGAATATTATAGAAAAGAGGGAATTTATCCAGAAATTGCTGGATTTGAAAATAATTTGTCGCTTATAAAAAGTCCAAAAAATGACGGTTTTAACTTCAGCACTTTTTATGGAACTGAACAGATTTATGAAATTCCTGAAAATTTAAAGCTTCACAGGGAACGAAGTAACCAAATTGTAACAAAAAAAGATAAAAAAGGTGGCTGGGTCTACGACAAAAAAACTGGGAAAATTACACCAAATATTTGA
- a CDS encoding MBL fold metallo-hydrolase: MKFSSLGSGSSGNSSFVEMGNKKFLIDAGFSGKKTAQRLHDIEKRIEDIDGIFVTHEHTDHILGLGVLSRRYDIPIYLHELTYGVIKDKIGKIDKKNLNFIKEDKIVIGNCVINNFEVMHDAKKCLGYTFEFDGKKLSYASDVGCVNNIIRENLKNSDVIVLESNYDYEMLITGPYHWELKNRVKGRYGHLSNEDAARLVRQVLCDKLKKVYLMHISKDNNTPELAYNSLNKILKKENRKNLEIEVIGEIGTKIYKLP; this comes from the coding sequence ATGAAATTTTCAAGTTTGGGAAGTGGAAGTAGCGGAAATTCCAGTTTTGTTGAAATGGGGAATAAAAAGTTTTTGATTGACGCAGGTTTTAGTGGAAAAAAAACTGCTCAAAGACTTCATGACATTGAAAAGCGGATTGAAGACATAGATGGAATTTTTGTGACGCATGAACATACTGACCATATTTTGGGTCTTGGAGTTTTATCCAGAAGATATGATATTCCGATATATTTACATGAGCTGACTTATGGAGTGATTAAAGATAAAATTGGGAAAATAGATAAAAAAAATCTTAATTTTATAAAAGAAGATAAAATTGTGATTGGAAATTGCGTGATAAATAATTTTGAAGTTATGCATGACGCAAAAAAATGTCTGGGGTACACTTTTGAGTTTGATGGAAAAAAACTTTCTTATGCAAGTGATGTTGGATGTGTGAATAATATAATCAGAGAAAATTTGAAAAATAGTGATGTCATTGTTTTAGAAAGTAATTATGACTATGAGATGCTTATAACAGGACCTTATCACTGGGAGCTCAAAAATCGTGTGAAAGGAAGATACGGACATTTGTCAAATGAAGATGCGGCAAGGCTAGTTAGGCAAGTTTTATGTGATAAATTAAAAAAAGTTTATTTAATGCATATTAGTAAGGACAACAATACGCCAGAATTGGCTTATAATTCGCTGAATAAAATTTTGAAAAAAGAAAATAGAAAAAATTTGGAAATTGAAGTTATTGGGGAAATAGGTACAAAAATTTATAAATTACCTTAA
- a CDS encoding uracil-DNA glycosylase family protein, with amino-acid sequence MWENLEVEVDICERCKLGKKYGNIRIVGQGNQEAEIFFLLDEINRKEAEKRLLLEDENGKLLKKFFEYSNLNIDRCYFTTLTKCYKTDNIIEEKDIEMCRNFLDTQIALVNPKYIISVGEKPTKALIKDQKVDMKKMFGEEYSYFGTPVIPIYDIDYFLNKTTDKEKWKIANIFAKI; translated from the coding sequence ATGTGGGAAAATTTGGAAGTTGAAGTAGACATTTGTGAGAGATGTAAACTGGGGAAAAAATATGGAAATATTCGAATTGTTGGACAAGGAAATCAAGAAGCTGAAATATTTTTTTTGCTGGACGAAATAAATAGAAAAGAAGCGGAAAAAAGACTTTTGCTTGAAGATGAAAATGGAAAGTTATTAAAAAAATTTTTTGAATATTCAAATTTAAATATAGACAGATGTTATTTTACAACTCTTACAAAATGCTATAAAACGGATAATATCATTGAAGAAAAAGATATCGAGATGTGTAGAAACTTTTTGGATACGCAGATTGCTCTAGTGAATCCTAAATATATAATTTCAGTTGGGGAAAAACCGACAAAGGCTCTTATAAAAGATCAAAAAGTAGATATGAAAAAAATGTTCGGCGAAGAATATAGTTATTTTGGAACACCAGTTATTCCAATTTATGATATTGACTATTTTTTGAATAAGACAACTGACAAAGAAAAATGGAAAATAGCAAATATATTTGCAAAAATATAA
- the ychF gene encoding redox-regulated ATPase YchF, producing MIGIGIVGLPNVGKSTLFNAITKTQNAEAANYPFATIEPNVGLVSVPDPRLKELEKIINPERTVGATVEFVDIAGLVKGASKGEGLGNQFLSNIRNTAAICQVVRCFDDDNIIHVEGSVDPIRDIETINAELIFADLEIVERAIQKNQKLARGGNAEGKELLAVLERCKAHLEEFKLLKTLEFTQREEELIKVYQFLTVKPMMFAANISEDDLTSGTENDYVKKVREFAKQYDSEVVTFSAKVEAELIEIEDEEERQMFIDELGIKEPSLNRLIRAGFKLLGLITYFTAGVKEVRAWTIKQGTNAQKSASEIHTDIEKGFIRAEVVSFDKFIELNGWNGAKEKGAMRLEGKEYIVQDGDVMFFRFNV from the coding sequence ATGATAGGAATAGGAATTGTAGGATTACCAAATGTAGGAAAATCAACATTGTTTAATGCGATAACAAAAACACAGAATGCGGAGGCGGCTAATTATCCGTTTGCAACAATTGAGCCAAATGTAGGGCTTGTGAGTGTACCAGATCCACGGTTAAAAGAATTGGAAAAAATTATTAATCCAGAGAGAACAGTTGGAGCGACAGTTGAATTTGTGGATATTGCAGGGCTTGTAAAAGGTGCTTCTAAAGGGGAAGGGCTTGGTAATCAGTTTTTGTCAAATATTAGAAACACGGCTGCAATTTGCCAAGTTGTGAGATGTTTTGATGATGACAACATTATTCATGTGGAAGGAAGCGTTGATCCGATTAGAGATATTGAAACAATCAATGCGGAACTTATTTTTGCTGATTTGGAAATTGTCGAAAGAGCAATTCAGAAAAATCAGAAACTGGCTCGTGGCGGAAACGCTGAAGGAAAGGAATTACTTGCAGTTCTTGAAAGATGTAAGGCACATTTGGAAGAATTTAAATTGTTAAAAACTTTAGAATTTACTCAAAGAGAAGAAGAATTAATAAAAGTTTATCAATTTTTGACAGTAAAACCAATGATGTTTGCGGCAAATATTTCTGAAGATGACTTGACAAGCGGGACTGAGAATGACTATGTAAAAAAAGTTAGGGAATTTGCAAAACAGTATGACAGCGAAGTTGTGACTTTTTCGGCAAAAGTGGAAGCAGAACTAATTGAAATTGAAGATGAAGAGGAAAGACAAATGTTTATTGATGAACTTGGAATTAAAGAACCAAGTTTAAATAGATTAATTCGTGCTGGATTTAAATTATTGGGATTAATTACATATTTTACGGCTGGAGTGAAGGAAGTCAGAGCTTGGACAATTAAGCAAGGAACAAATGCACAAAAATCAGCTAGTGAAATTCATACGGATATTGAAAAAGGATTTATTCGGGCAGAAGTTGTTTCATTTGATAAATTTATTGAATTAAATGGATGGAATGGAGCAAAAGAGAAAGGTGCGATGCGGCTTGAAGGGAAAGAGTATATTGTGCAAGATGGGGATGTTATGTTCTTTAGATTTAATGTTTAA
- a CDS encoding mechanosensitive ion channel family protein has product MKLTALQKFLELDNIIKFLKTNIFKLFIIYIMFKIAKIFKGRIEKILNLIFEKSNMDKSIASFLISLYSVVYYFILIYISIGILGINTTSITTFLGAAGIVFGIAFKETLGNFCGGIIILTFKPFRVGDTIEYNNYIGTVKRIELFYTKIINPQNELVIIPNGIITNTEIRNIREDGERRLDLTVGVSYNSDIQKVKEVIIRIVKEETMDKVEEDKRKENLFKKWQSTVLDSKEKKNIKINFFSTLFSKKKMEEAEKSAHENLREELDELEEVEKEKNFTEHDRLILPSRKPIIGVGELADFAIIFYVYVYTRTENYIDLKLKLNEKIKLEFEKEGIEIPYPQMDVMIKNKK; this is encoded by the coding sequence ATGAAATTAACTGCATTACAAAAATTTTTGGAACTTGACAATATAATTAAATTTTTAAAGACAAATATTTTTAAATTATTTATTATTTATATTATGTTTAAAATTGCAAAAATATTTAAAGGAAGAATTGAAAAAATATTAAATTTAATATTTGAAAAATCGAATATGGATAAAAGTATTGCATCTTTTTTGATTTCACTTTATTCGGTTGTCTATTATTTCATATTAATTTACATTTCAATTGGAATTTTGGGAATTAATACGACTTCGATTACGACATTCTTGGGAGCGGCTGGGATTGTATTTGGGATTGCTTTTAAAGAAACATTGGGAAATTTTTGCGGCGGAATTATTATTCTTACTTTTAAGCCATTTCGTGTGGGAGATACAATAGAATATAATAATTATATTGGAACTGTAAAAAGAATTGAATTATTTTACACAAAAATTATAAATCCACAAAATGAACTTGTAATTATTCCAAATGGAATTATAACTAATACAGAAATTAGAAACATAAGGGAAGATGGAGAAAGACGGTTAGATTTGACTGTGGGAGTGTCTTATAACAGCGATATTCAAAAAGTTAAAGAAGTTATTATTAGAATTGTCAAAGAAGAAACGATGGATAAAGTCGAAGAAGATAAAAGAAAAGAGAATTTGTTTAAAAAATGGCAAAGTACGGTTTTGGATTCAAAAGAAAAGAAAAATATAAAAATAAACTTTTTTTCTACGCTTTTTTCTAAAAAGAAAATGGAAGAAGCGGAAAAGTCGGCACATGAAAACTTAAGAGAAGAACTTGATGAATTGGAAGAAGTTGAAAAAGAAAAAAATTTTACAGAACACGACAGATTAATTTTGCCGTCACGCAAGCCGATTATTGGTGTTGGAGAATTAGCGGACTTTGCAATAATTTTTTATGTATATGTTTATACAAGAACAGAAAATTATATAGATTTGAAACTAAAATTAAATGAAAAAATAAAACTGGAATTTGAAAAAGAAGGAATTGAAATACCATATCCACAAATGGATGTAATGATAAAAAACAAAAAATAA
- a CDS encoding MBL fold metallo-hydrolase encodes MEIIRFVNDNLARSNCYVVKCEKKCFVVDPGEEKMTKVIDFLEKNELEMEAVLLTHGHWDHILGINSMMEYKKVPLFVSENGYEFLFNPELSLCIWQNLEFKVDENLDIRKLKENDVIGFDGIIVDKNEKYEKNKKNKSESIFKIIETPGHSSGDICFYSEKEKIMITGDTLFKGTYGRVDLPTSNPIEMGKSLKKLMQYPEDTKVYPGHSFDTTIGEEKRYY; translated from the coding sequence ATGGAAATAATAAGATTTGTAAACGATAATTTGGCACGAAGCAATTGCTATGTGGTTAAATGTGAGAAAAAATGCTTTGTTGTCGATCCTGGGGAAGAAAAAATGACAAAAGTTATTGACTTTTTGGAAAAAAATGAACTGGAAATGGAAGCTGTACTTTTGACACATGGACATTGGGATCACATTTTGGGGATCAATTCGATGATGGAATATAAAAAAGTTCCGCTTTTTGTGAGTGAAAATGGTTATGAATTTTTGTTTAATCCAGAGCTTTCGCTTTGTATTTGGCAAAATCTGGAATTTAAAGTTGATGAAAATTTGGATATTAGAAAATTAAAAGAAAATGATGTGATTGGATTTGATGGAATTATAGTTGATAAAAATGAAAAATATGAAAAAAATAAAAAAAATAAAAGTGAAAGTATTTTTAAAATTATTGAAACGCCAGGACATAGTTCTGGAGACATTTGTTTTTACAGCGAAAAAGAAAAAATTATGATCACCGGAGATACGCTTTTCAAGGGAACTTATGGAAGAGTTGACTTGCCAACAAGTAATCCAATTGAAATGGGAAAATCGCTAAAAAAACTTATGCAATATCCAGAAGATACAAAAGTTTATCCAGGACATAGCTTTGATACGACAATTGGGGAAGAAAAAAGATATTATTAA
- the dtd gene encoding D-aminoacyl-tRNA deacylase has protein sequence MKIIIQRVNYAKMFVNDKFKEEIKEGVLAFIGVKTDDTKEDVEYCVEKLINLRIFNDESGKLNLSIKDLKKEVMAVSNFTIYGNTKKGRRPSFVDSAKAEKAKELYDLFLKKLREKSIKFGSGEFGEYMKIISESDGPVNLIIES, from the coding sequence ATGAAAATAATAATTCAAAGAGTAAATTATGCTAAAATGTTTGTCAATGACAAATTTAAGGAAGAAATAAAAGAAGGCGTTCTGGCTTTTATTGGAGTGAAAACCGATGATACAAAAGAAGATGTGGAATACTGTGTAGAAAAATTAATAAACTTAAGAATTTTCAATGATGAAAGTGGAAAATTAAATTTATCAATAAAAGATTTGAAAAAGGAAGTTATGGCTGTCAGTAATTTTACAATCTATGGAAATACAAAAAAAGGCAGAAGACCGAGTTTTGTAGATTCGGCAAAAGCAGAAAAAGCAAAAGAGCTATATGATTTATTTTTAAAAAAATTAAGAGAAAAAAGTATAAAATTTGGTTCAGGAGAGTTTGGAGAATATATGAAAATAATTTCTGAAAGCGATGGACCGGTAAATTTGATAATAGAGAGTTAA
- a CDS encoding NlpC/P60 family protein encodes MGRKMAFTSACMIFTASCTGLQTNSEKESTKNPITANNSQTDEIKVTVKKGTDTRKNKKTHEKEDTKNKISKRHTEREEHSDYITTNIETDSSFSSDGLFDERELVDQNTPNSQLVLQKLEELKKEQKKILSEGTSKQKKVVELQNKLLRAYKHWKGTKYEMGGDSESGIDCSAFTRRVYREVFSFELPRRTVDQVQVGAHISRNQLKAGDIVFFKPEGTGNHTAVYLGNSLFLNASTAKGVVISTLENVYWNKTFKYGVRVNESV; translated from the coding sequence ATGGGAAGAAAAATGGCGTTTACATCTGCTTGTATGATATTTACCGCAAGCTGCACGGGTCTACAGACTAATTCAGAGAAAGAAAGTACTAAAAATCCTATTACGGCAAATAATAGCCAAACTGATGAAATTAAAGTTACTGTGAAAAAAGGAACTGACACTAGAAAAAATAAAAAAACACATGAAAAAGAAGATACTAAAAATAAAATTTCAAAAAGACACACTGAGAGAGAAGAACATTCAGATTATATAACGACAAATATTGAAACAGATAGCTCTTTTTCATCAGACGGATTATTTGATGAAAGGGAGCTAGTTGACCAAAATACGCCAAATTCTCAATTGGTATTGCAAAAATTGGAAGAATTAAAAAAAGAGCAGAAAAAAATATTAAGTGAAGGAACATCAAAGCAAAAAAAAGTTGTGGAATTACAAAATAAATTACTTAGGGCATATAAGCACTGGAAAGGGACAAAATACGAAATGGGCGGAGACTCTGAAAGTGGGATTGATTGCTCGGCATTCACAAGAAGAGTTTATCGGGAAGTATTCAGCTTTGAGCTGCCAAGACGAACAGTTGATCAAGTTCAAGTTGGAGCTCACATTTCAAGAAACCAGTTAAAAGCAGGAGATATTGTATTTTTTAAACCTGAAGGAACAGGAAATCATACAGCTGTATATTTGGGAAATTCGTTATTTCTAAACGCTTCAACAGCAAAAGGAGTTGTAATTTCTACTCTTGAGAATGTTTACTGGAATAAAACTTTTAAATATGGCGTAAGAGTGAATGAATCAGTTTAA
- the xseA gene encoding exodeoxyribonuclease VII large subunit — protein sequence MEATVFSVSEINFEVKQFLEGTNTFKNIFVQGEISNITYYSSGHLYFTLKDAGASVKCAIFRYKYRGVPVDLKEGEQVKIRGNVTLYERNGSYQIVADFLERTNSIGSLYEKMEMLKRKYYEKGYFDNDKKKLFPKLPMNIGVVTAATGAAIRDIINTAHKRFPNVNIFLYPAKVQGDGAVQEIVSGIEFFNRAKNFEDENKVAVDALIVGRGGGSIEDLWAFNEEAVIEAIYKSEIPIISSVGHEIDNLLSDLVADRRAATPTQAAEILIPEKQNLIAELENKKDRITKILRNRVIFMKKELEQRKNNYYIKNFVNILDDKKMELIEKEKFLVKELKRILQKAGEKLEYRKQQINKIDLKKEILNRKEDLIEKEKNINFAIKNILEEKRKIYSIKK from the coding sequence ATGGAAGCGACGGTGTTTTCAGTAAGTGAGATTAATTTTGAAGTGAAGCAATTTTTGGAAGGAACAAATACATTTAAAAATATCTTTGTTCAAGGTGAAATTTCAAATATAACTTATTACAGTTCAGGGCATTTGTATTTTACGCTAAAAGACGCTGGAGCTAGTGTGAAATGTGCGATTTTTAGATATAAGTACCGTGGAGTTCCTGTGGATTTGAAAGAAGGAGAGCAAGTTAAAATAAGGGGAAATGTCACTCTTTATGAAAGAAATGGGAGTTATCAGATTGTTGCAGACTTTCTTGAGAGAACTAATTCGATTGGGTCGCTTTATGAAAAAATGGAAATGCTAAAGCGGAAATATTATGAAAAGGGATATTTTGACAATGATAAGAAAAAGTTATTTCCAAAACTTCCGATGAATATTGGGGTAGTGACAGCTGCGACAGGAGCTGCAATTCGGGATATAATAAATACAGCTCACAAAAGATTTCCCAATGTAAATATTTTTCTTTATCCAGCAAAAGTTCAAGGTGATGGAGCGGTACAGGAAATTGTGAGTGGAATTGAGTTTTTTAATAGAGCTAAAAATTTTGAAGACGAAAATAAAGTTGCAGTAGATGCGCTTATTGTCGGGCGAGGTGGTGGAAGTATTGAAGATTTGTGGGCATTTAATGAAGAAGCTGTTATAGAAGCGATTTATAAGTCAGAAATTCCGATTATTTCGTCGGTTGGACATGAAATTGATAATTTATTATCGGACTTAGTAGCGGATAGACGAGCTGCGACTCCGACTCAGGCTGCAGAAATTCTAATTCCTGAAAAACAAAATTTGATTGCGGAATTAGAAAATAAAAAGGATAGAATTACTAAAATTTTACGAAACCGAGTCATTTTTATGAAAAAAGAATTAGAGCAGAGAAAAAATAATTATTACATAAAAAATTTTGTAAATATTTTGGATGATAAAAAAATGGAACTTATTGAAAAAGAGAAATTTTTGGTAAAAGAGCTTAAGAGAATTTTGCAAAAAGCTGGAGAAAAATTAGAATACAGAAAACAGCAAATTAATAAAATTGACTTGAAAAAAGAGATTTTAAATAGAAAAGAAGATTTGATTGAAAAAGAGAAAAATATAAATTTTGCAATAAAAAATATTTTGGAAGAAAAAAGAAAAATTTACAGTATAAAAAAATAA
- a CDS encoding dCMP deaminase family protein, whose product MSKRTDYLSWDEYFMGVAFLSGMRSKDPSTQVGACIIDEDKKIIGMGYNGFPAGSSDDEMPWEKTGDFLDTKYPYVVHAELNAILNSIKSLKGSTIYVTHFPCNECAKAIVQSGIKKVVYFSDKHKDLETTAASRTILKNAEIEIVHLKMEKEKIVINFKD is encoded by the coding sequence ATGTCAAAAAGAACAGATTACCTTTCATGGGACGAATATTTTATGGGAGTTGCCTTTTTGTCAGGAATGCGAAGTAAAGATCCGTCGACACAAGTGGGAGCTTGTATAATTGATGAGGACAAAAAAATAATTGGAATGGGCTATAACGGTTTTCCAGCGGGAAGTTCTGACGATGAGATGCCTTGGGAAAAAACTGGAGATTTTTTGGATACAAAATATCCATATGTCGTTCACGCTGAATTAAATGCAATTTTAAACAGTATAAAATCTTTAAAAGGCAGCACAATTTATGTGACGCATTTTCCGTGCAATGAGTGCGCAAAAGCGATTGTACAGTCGGGAATAAAAAAAGTTGTCTATTTTTCAGATAAGCACAAAGATTTGGAGACAACGGCGGCTTCGAGAACAATATTAAAAAATGCAGAAATAGAAATTGTGCATTTAAAAATGGAAAAAGAAAAAATTGTTATAAATTTTAAAGATTAA